In Mycobacterium gallinarum, a single window of DNA contains:
- a CDS encoding patatin-like phospholipase family protein produces the protein MTKRALVLAGGGLAGIAWETGVLRGIADEAPETAEALLNSDVLVGTSAGSTVAAQLISGLGLDALFERQLETSTTERNPDVGIEEITELFLAAVTQPGSKEEKLQRIGSVALSTKTVPEIVRRQVIEHRLPEHEWPEQTLRISAIDTATGELVTLDRNSGVNLVDAVAASCAVPGVWPPVTIGGRRFMDGGVGSTVNLELAADCDVVVALLPQGRTSPSPFGTGAVEEVDDFSGAVFAVFADDESLTAFGPNPLDPACRAPSAVAGREQGRRVAAEVAAFLHR, from the coding sequence GTGACGAAACGGGCACTGGTGCTGGCAGGTGGCGGTCTGGCGGGAATCGCGTGGGAGACGGGCGTCCTGCGCGGCATCGCCGACGAAGCGCCGGAGACGGCCGAGGCCCTGCTCAACAGCGACGTGTTGGTCGGCACGTCAGCGGGGTCGACGGTGGCCGCCCAGCTCATCAGTGGCCTCGGTCTCGACGCGCTGTTCGAGCGGCAACTGGAGACGTCGACGACCGAGCGCAACCCCGACGTCGGCATCGAGGAGATCACCGAACTGTTCCTTGCGGCAGTGACGCAACCCGGCTCCAAAGAGGAGAAGCTGCAGAGGATCGGCAGCGTCGCCCTGTCGACGAAGACCGTGCCGGAGATCGTCCGGCGTCAGGTGATCGAACACCGGTTACCCGAGCACGAATGGCCGGAACAAACACTGCGTATCAGCGCAATCGACACCGCCACAGGTGAATTGGTGACCCTCGATCGCAACTCCGGGGTGAATCTGGTCGACGCTGTGGCCGCCAGCTGTGCGGTGCCTGGCGTCTGGCCGCCCGTCACGATCGGCGGTAGACGATTCATGGACGGCGGGGTCGGCAGCACCGTCAATCTCGAACTCGCCGCCGACTGCGATGTCGTGGTGGCGCTACTGCCACAGGGCCGGACGTCCCCATCACCGTTCGGCACCGGAGCGGTCGAGGAGGTCGACGACTTCTCCGGCGCGGTGTTCGCGGTGTTCGCCGACGACGAGTCGCTGACAGCCTTCGGTCCCAATCCGTTGGATCCGGCCTGTCGCGCACCGTCCGCGGTGGCGGGACGTGAGCAGGGCAGGCGGGTGGCGGCCGAGGTCGCGGCCTTCCTGCACCGCTGA